One Ostrea edulis chromosome 6, xbOstEdul1.1, whole genome shotgun sequence genomic window, atatatatatatatatatatatatatatatataaccaaaCATATCAGAATCAAAATATGGATTTGGTTTCATTGTTATCAAACTCACCAGAATTATATGGtgtgaaaacaaaaaattaatttttggatttattttttcatattgaaaAGGAAAATGTTATTGTGCATGAAGATCaaatatctatataaaaaaaaaatagggaaAAACATATGGAAAATTTACTCTGCATGGATTTTTCATCAAAAGAGAAAAGATAGTTCTTCCATCATGACTCTGACTGAAATCTCTTAAGATCTAAttttttgatactaaatttcATTCCATTTTTAACAACTtaattatgtttgtttttatttttttttcagattgcatGCATGTATCCTTTTGATGTAATCTACAAAACATCCTGATCCATGTACATAGGGATTactttgtccatctgtctgttccATACTTTATAATCATTGCATCTATGTGTTCCATGAAACTGTAGTTTTGAGATGAATTGGAATTTACACAGCTGATATTACATTGTCGTCATGTTTTACacgaagaaagaaaaaatgaattcaGTCAAATTAGTGAATAATAAGGCACATTTCATAgctatttacatatatttattattgACTCAAACTGAACAAATGTGATTAAGGCATTTTGAACACATGGACAATATCATAGTACTCTTTTAACATGTATTATTTCAGTAGTGTTTTAACATTTCAATGGCCAGGAGCTTCTGACAATACATGTCAGCTGGAGTTACTTCATTTTGCCCTTCCTTTCCAATTACAGGATTGCTATTTTGAAAACTTCCTAGAATAtgggaagaagaaaaaaattgaccCTGATATTGTGTCAATCAGAAAGGGAAGAAAATCATGAAAGCTTTTATAGCTTTCCCCATTAATGTTTATATGAACATTATTTTAGGAATGTTTGATACTTGCAATCTAATCATGTCTTCCTTCTTTCAGGgagagacatattgttttgtactttctgtctatccgtctgtctgtgacaaaatcttgtgaatgcttctcctcctaaatggcttatcagatagacttgaaactttgccatttgtagatgtgcatattgtcaagacaggaggatccaattattttccataaagttatagtggatctaagagagatggaggatgtaaaatagcttgtaaaCATTTCTCCTCCTaaatggcttatctgatagatttggaACTTTGTAcgatgcttcattgccatttgtagatatgcacattgttgggacaggaggatccaattattttcgtaaaagttatagtgaatctaagaggggtggaggatgtaaaatagcttgtgaacacttccatgtggcttatcagagttcattacatgtatatctatgttcctgctcatgctttttcctccataccatgcagtacattaagggtaggaggtttcatttggagcacccCCAATTTAGGGAGCTGGGGAgacttttgtttttaataaaaacaatctctagttaaattagctgttttgaatTTACTACCATTTTTCAAGCGTTTGAGAAGTGGTAGCGGATTGAAAACAGCTTTGATTTAGATTAGATTGTAACATGGTACATatgaatattattttgataGTGCTTTATCATGTTTACAGATGGACATTATTTCAGTAGTGTTCTaacatctattaacaatattcacttttatcccagtgaactcaaaattaaaaaagtcaCAGTCATCcaaatctgcttcatatttggatgttttactgaacataaatgttaatggcaaacttacaactcaactttattataaacaggatgatttcagctctTTCATCTCCGACTTCCCAAAttcatgtaacaatattccattatcacctgcatatgtttaTTCGATATGTGAGAGGAGCAttttctgcatatgatcaaattttaaacaaaGACAGGCTACTGATGAACAGCTGTTGATGTTatagggtttcaacagtctcatttaaagtcagaatttcacaaattttatgtATGGTTGTTATAGTGATTAGAGTGATGTTCTTTGTAaatacaatctgattaaaataagatctttgatccgctccgttattgttatgtcgctttgtgtagcgacataacaataaaggagcggatcaaagatcttattttaatcagattgttgtaaatacaacctgtcggtaggtcaaatgctgtccgacatgtttcataccaaatgttaggccattctttagggatgctaactcctcccaggcacctgaccccacctttTGTGTTTCAAGGGTCTGTGTATAcccaacttttaattttgtatttgttataggaattatgaggttgatcactgtttgttatcttcaccttttttcaCTGAAACATATGATATTCTGTGAGTAATGTTTAAAATTTGGAACATGTTGGCATTATTTTAGTTGTGTTTTAACATGTTTCCAGGAAAAGTTTTCCAGAGTAaagttgtatatatatgtacaagaaCTTAACAATGAATGTGTCCTTGACCTAGTTGTACAGGGGGAGACAGCCTATCGGAAGCATTTGAGCAGTGTGCCACATCCATGTTTGGTTACATGACAACTGATTATGATAAGGTGGAAATGACAGAGGAAAAAGAAGTGGAGGCTGAAGGTGACATTGATAAGACTATATTGATAAAGTCTTTTACACTTTGTAGCAGAAAATTAAATTCACCAAGTAAGGAAATTGAtatggacaaaaataaaactggagcaaatatttccctgtagtacatgtataatggggTCAATGTTCAAGTTTTTATGTGCCTTGTAATTTCAGGAGACAATGGGATGGGGTTGTTTTCCACTTTTGATGTGTCTTGTAATTTCAGGATGTGTCTTGTAATTTCAGGACATAATGGGATTTTCCACTGTTTATGTGTCTTGTAATTTCAGGAGATGATTGGATGGGGTTATTTTGCACTTTTTATGTGCGTTGTAATTTCAGGAGATGGGGTTATTTTGCACTTTTTATATACCATGTATTTTCAGGAGATAATGGGATGGGGTtaattatttttcactttttatgTACCGTGTATTTTCAGGAGATAATGGGATGAGGTTATTTTCCACTTTTTATGTACCGTGTATTTTCAGGAGATGGGttattttacactttttatgtgccatatttcaggagataatggGATGGGGTTATTGTCCACTTTTTATGTGTCTTGTAAATTCAGGAGATGGGGTTATTTTGCACTTTTTATACGTCTTGTAATTTCATGAGATGGGTTTATTTTCCAATTTTATGTGACTTGTAATTTTAGGAGATGATATGATGGGGTTGCTGTTCCACTTTTTAGATGAGTGGCTGTTTGTCTTTTCAGCAGATGATTTTTTTATACCTAGGGTAAGCAACCTCAAGTTTGAGCATTTTTTTATTACTATAAATTTAAAAGATACTTCATCCGATTAATTATGCTGAAGTAAAAGATCAGCGTTTAATGTACATGATATTATGTTTTGAAACAGTACTCGTATATTGCTTTGTTGATTAATTCCATTTTTCATTACAGAAAATTGTAATTACCGcatttgataaagaaaatttcaaaataaaatctgttGGGTATGTACTGCTAATCGCTTCATACAATATGTTGTTCACACTTAATTCATGCATTTCTGAGATATACTGGTATTTTATTCCGgatacaattttttaaaaagattttaacaaatGAGGAAAAAAAAGACTGACACTATTAAAAACAATAATCATCGGCTTGGatgtgtatgaaatatttttgttgttgttgtaggtATGGGGAAGAATTTGACATACAGAAACACCCTCAGGTATCCATATAGCATGTTTATTTTACAATCTATTTAATGAAAGAAAAGTTTTTGAAGCTGAAACttaatcatttcatataaaaaatgtcTTGGCTATAAGACTTAATCACCTGTGAAATAACATTTTAATCTGTGGCTGTACTATGTCTGCTGAAAACAGGAAACAGAATTCACTGGCAATGAAGATGAATTGTTACTGCTTATTTTATTCATAGTTCTGCATGCATCCATTACAATCTTGTTCTGTGCATATTAATACAGGCAATTAGTCTTAAACCATGCAGAACTAGGTTTTTTCTACTTTCAAATCTCTGATTGAGTTAAAAAATACTTTACTGAAATAGACACAGCAGGGGACTCTGATATACAAATTAATTGCAAGCATGCTGAGAAAGCATGCATTAACTTTTGCAAAAGTGTGTATTCTGCCCATTCGTTGGCAGATAGTATAACCatgatactgtacatgtataaaacttcACAAAGATTTCGGTGGAATTCAGTAGACTTTATTCCTTTCGAAGTGGTACTAGTCctaaaccatgtacatgtatgcgtgtGAGTGTGTGTGGTAAAAGACTGAAACAAAGAAATATGTTCTAATTACTAATTGATTCACAGAACATATATAGTAGCTATTGAATACAATGAAACATATGACAAATTggtaattataataataaaggCTGAAGGACTATCAAAAGCAACAATATAAGtccaaaatatgtatttatagcACAAATGGTTTTCCATAGAAAAATTGTTAGAACAGTACTTTTATACATATAAAGTTTATGAcaatggctttccatacttttaAGAGTGAATGAGAGAATTACTGATACAGTCTAAATTCCTAATTATAGCAAATAATAAacattgtaatgatatatacaacaataaatATGCACAAATATCACAATGTACTTACAACTGTGTGCCTGCATATGGATGAAAATCTGAGGAGCTCAGAGTGAACGATGAGTGGTGTGGGTCACACCCAAAACAAGTAAACAGGAAGTAAGGAATATTAactcttttaaaaaagaaagataactaatTCACATTATCAGGGAAAATAACTCTTGTAGATGTAAAGGAAAGTAACTCTAGGGAAAACTTAGCATAAAAAAGTGTGTCAATCATGACAGAAAATGAGCCTGGTCCATAGCTGCAGTTCCTCAATCTTTCTCTAGATTTCATATAAAAGATCATCAGAGTTTACAAAATGAATCACATCTGTtagagtttttagctcacctgagctgaaagctcaagtgagcttttctgatcgcctgttatCTGTCgtgtgtccgtctgtctgtaacctttttatattttcgaattcttctccagaaccacaggaccaaatataacaaaacttgaccaaaagcatccttgggtgaccGGCTTTCACGTTTGGTCAAGCTGATAtgtacataaaagcttcctgacatagtgcagattcaagtttgttaaaagcatgccccccgggggtatgatggggccacaataggggatcaaatttttacatacaaatatacaggaaatatctataaaaatcttcttctcaagaactgagccagaaaagctggtATTTACATAtaaggttcctgacatagtgcagattcacgtttgtgaaaatcatggctcctgggggtaggatggggccacaataagggatcaaagtctaacataaaaatatatagggagaatctttaaaaatcttcttctcaagaaccaccgagccagaaaagcttagatttatatgaaagcttcctgacatagtgcagattcaagtttattaaaattatGGCCCTTAGGGGTAAGATGTGgatatttatatgaaacttTTCCAACATAGTgccagattcatgtttgttaaactcatgacccctggggctaggatggggatacaataggggatcaaagttatacatacaatactaataaatagaaaaaaatctttaaaaatcttcttctcaagaaccactaagccagaaaagctgatatttacatgaaagcttcctgacatagtgcagatccCTGTCTGTTAcactcatgacccctggggctaggatggggccacaataggggatcaaagttttacatactaataaatagaaaaaaaatctttaaaaatctttttctcaagaaccattgtcCAAAGAAGTgtacatttacaagaaagcttcttgacatagtgcagattcaagtttgtaaaagttatggtccccgggggtaagatggggccacaatgggggatcaaagttttacatacaaatctatagggaaaatcaataaaaatcctcttctgaagaatcactggaccagaaaagtttatatttacatgaaagcttcctgatacaatgcagattcaagtttgtaaatatcatggtCCCCCAggtgtaggttggggccacaatagggataaaagttttacatgcaaatatatagggaaaatttttaaataattgggccaagtgactcaggtgagcgatgtggcccaagGGCCCCTTGTTTTCATTAGAACATTTCTCATTATCATGGTACAGAAGTAAAtgcatttttttcaataaaacatttctCTTTATCAGGGTACAGAAGTAAAAGCGATTACCTACTCCAATATGCAGATTTACGACAAAGAGGGACAACATGAAGTGTTTGTTATCATTGACATCTAAGTGCCATGTGTGTGAATTAagtttgtgtgtgtgggtgtgaAAGGTTTGAACACCTGAGTGTTTTCTGTACAGAGGGGTAGCTGTTGGAAGACTTTGTAGACTGAAGACCTCTCTGTGGTGTTTTATTAGAGAAACAGGaaaattgttttgtattttagtatttattttactgaaaaattatattgaaGGAAGCAGTGACTGATTAAATTAAAAAGTGCATAGCTTGATGCATGTACATTGAGGAGAAAGTCGTGCCAGGACTCAATGTTTATAAAATGTGAATTATTAACAATGTTCTGTAAAATGAAAGTGTATGTGAAGCCTGTATAAATTCCCATTCTCTGTTTTGGGACTTACTCAACGTTTttcaataatataatataatttttggTGACATTTCATATTCAATTCACATGCATTctatcttgtttctacaaaaaatctTGGGGTATATTACCTTGTCTGTTTTAGAgtaagcatacatgtattttgatagttcctggttgttgcaagtaaaaatgtagaTTCAGCTCCGATATATAAATGGTCATTGCCGTagtaaagaagaaaagaaaactcTTTGGAACAATCTGGTATTGAACCCAggacccttgcattactagttaggtgacgtaactactgagctacccaggccaatatagaatttaaacctattttagaaatcatacaagaacacTTTATATcgaggagatgaaaaaataatttttgagaaaatgtcagaaaggCCGCATATGTCCTTAAAGATAAATTCAGAAAGTTCTAGTATGTGAGAGGATGCCAAGTAGTTCATTCTACTGACCGATGTGAACCACTTATTGGAGGaaaaattaaacttttaaaattatacatAGATTGTAAttgtattgtgtttttattttgtccAGTACATTTGTATGTCTGCTTACACAAATAttagaaagaaaacaaattaatatgtGGAAATGTCCTAAGCCTGGAACATTTCTAAAGTTTgagagaattttaaaaaaaacaaagcaCAGTAATTGTGAACTATGTGTTTGGCCTGGCCCAAAaaaaatatgagtgaaatatcaaaggttTCAAAAACtagtcaatctgattaaaatcagatcctcgatccactcctctttttttttcttgtcgcTACACGAGaagaattgaccatgtgacctaaaaatcaataggggtcatcaactcctgaagatgtaccagtgtaccaagttcgatgtctgtcaagcaaagggttctcaagatattgagcggacagtatattcctatgtccagtttgacctttgactatgtgacctcaaaatcaatagattcatcttctcctgatgatgtaccagtgtaccaagtttgatgtctgtcaagcaaagggttctcaagataatgaatagacaatctgattaaaatcagatcctcgatccgctcctctgcCTCGTGTAgcgacaagaaaaaaaaaaaaaaggagcggatcgaggatctgattttaatcagattgaaaaaCTAGTATTACTATTTGTACTAATGATGCATCGAAGGATACTGAATTGATACTGATCAGTAACAATATCTTGTCCACACAAAGTTGCTCTTTGTTAATTATCAATTCACCAATCAAGAGCTCACTGGAACTGGAGCATGGATATTTTGATTATTAACAAATATAGCTGATGTCATGGCAccatataaatcatttttcaaattgGAAGTTGatcacttttcaaaaatattatcaaGTTTTGAAATAACCCCCAAAAATAAGAACAAGGTGTATTGTGCCAATCTTTAAAATGGTAGCTAGTTCATGGGAAGAGCTGCTGTGTAAGcctgaatttttttcttcttctattaAAGACTTCATTTTCTGAAATTGTCGGTGTGtgaaggggggtggggtgtgtgtgAAATCTTTTACTCTTAATACTCTCGCTTTTCTGAATAATTTTTAGTCATAAATTTCACCACTTTACATGACTACGACTGTTAAAAAAATGGTTGGGGAGCAGCAGTtacccaatatatctttatttgctTTACAAATACTGGTCACTGTCAAAAAagtagggggagggggtatgcCTTATTTGGCCACCCCTGATTTTGCCACTGTGTGGAATCTTAGTGTGgaatctaggatctagagatCTGTGTGTGTGCCacaaaagggcacttttcgtcgcggcaagacaatttcggggcactttcattgtatcttactatgatagtaatagaataatcatttagcccgatctttaaaagttaatacctgtTGTCTTGATTTTAAACCTTTCAATCAACTTTGTGAAAaaaagaacaattgtttatattaacaaataatttctaaaaatttATATAGAGAtaaaagggcatggtgcaattAAAAAGGGTGCATGGTGTCAGCGAAAAAAGGCATTGCGCAGCACCATGCTAgcttgctttagatttaacattAAATGGATGCTACTACAATCCTcccttttaattttttttttttttggcagcAATAATTTTTCTCGTTTCAAGCTTTTTGTAAGTTAGAGATTTCTGCCAAAAAGCGAGAACGTTTGTCAATGAAATAGTACAAAAATCGAAATAGGAACGAgatagacaaggaatccacacattttggagaaATTGATGTCGCAAACAAAAAgtttaggggggggggaggggtagtagtatccatacttcaggtgcctgtgattcTAGTTGCCTGGATATTATATGTTATATACTGCAATAAGTGTACATGCATTTAATATCTAT contains:
- the LOC125646745 gene encoding protein archease-like: MAHGGELPEVKYEYLDHTADVHCTGGDSLSEAFEQCATSMFGYMTTDYDKVEMTEEKEVEAEGDDMMGLLFHFLDEWLFVFSADDFFIPRKIVITAFDKENFKIKSVGYGEEFDIQKHPQGTEVKAITYSNMQIYDKEGQHEVFVIIDI